The following are encoded together in the Flavobacterium haoranii genome:
- a CDS encoding YceI family protein, translating to MKKNGLFALVAAGLILASCGGKSTETTTSAEQEVAATTENVFAVDTTASVVKWKAFHKGGFAPRWGTLSIQNGEISVLGDAVNAGSFVIDMQSLKVDPASVTEEGKKATDLEAHLKNADFFDVENNKTAEFKITKVEDLAAPLAEGEGVKDANKMLSGNLTLLGNTLNVSFPAKIDVVDNTVTILADFTVNRAEWGIKFGTTEADPAEWMISKDIEISVDVKATK from the coding sequence ATGAAAAAAAATGGTTTATTCGCTTTAGTAGCAGCTGGTTTAATTTTGGCATCATGTGGTGGTAAATCTACTGAAACTACAACATCAGCAGAACAAGAAGTTGCCGCAACTACAGAAAATGTATTTGCAGTAGATACAACTGCTTCAGTTGTAAAATGGAAAGCATTTCACAAAGGTGGTTTTGCACCACGTTGGGGTACTTTAAGTATCCAAAATGGAGAAATTTCGGTGTTAGGTGATGCCGTTAATGCAGGTAGTTTTGTAATTGATATGCAATCGTTAAAAGTTGATCCAGCTTCTGTAACTGAAGAAGGAAAAAAAGCTACTGATCTTGAAGCACACTTAAAAAATGCTGATTTCTTTGACGTTGAAAACAACAAAACTGCTGAATTTAAAATTACTAAAGTTGAAGATTTAGCTGCGCCTTTAGCAGAAGGTGAAGGTGTAAAAGATGCAAACAAAATGTTAAGTGGTAATTTAACATTATTAGGAAATACCTTAAATGTTTCTTTTCCAGCTAAAATTGATGTAGTTGATAACACAGTAACTATTCTTGCTGATTTTACTGTAAATCGTGCTGAGTGGGGAATCAAATTTGGTACTACTGAAGCAGATCCAGCTGAATGGATGATTAGTAAAGATATCGAAATTAGTGTTGATGTAAAAGCAACAAAATAA
- a CDS encoding LysR family transcriptional regulator — MNYTLHQLSIFLKIVETKNITKAAEELNLTQPAVSIQLKNFQDQFEIPLTEIIGKQLFITDFGNDIASIAKEIFEKTEDIKNKTNSYKGLITGKLKIASVSTGKYVIPYFLSKFITENPGIELILDVTNKSKVIDSVEKNEVDFGFVSIIPDKPMVFNEELLLNKIFLVCNDDMYKNLRNLKLKDLENLPVIFREEGSGTRFKMERFFDVNKIKINKRLELTSNEAVKQAVIAGLGISLMPLIGIKNEMLNGDLKIINLKELPLNTNWNLIWNSQKSLAPVAKAFLEHLKENKSLIIKSNFQWFNDF; from the coding sequence ATGAATTATACGTTGCATCAGCTAAGCATCTTTTTAAAAATTGTAGAAACTAAGAATATAACAAAGGCAGCTGAAGAGTTAAACTTAACGCAGCCTGCAGTTTCAATTCAATTAAAAAACTTTCAAGATCAGTTTGAAATTCCATTAACTGAAATAATTGGAAAGCAATTATTTATAACCGATTTCGGAAATGATATTGCTTCCATTGCTAAAGAAATTTTCGAAAAAACAGAAGACATAAAAAACAAAACCAATTCTTATAAAGGATTAATTACTGGTAAATTAAAAATTGCCTCAGTGTCTACAGGAAAATACGTAATCCCCTATTTTCTAAGTAAATTCATTACTGAAAACCCAGGTATAGAGCTAATTTTAGATGTAACAAACAAGTCAAAAGTAATTGATAGTGTAGAAAAGAATGAAGTTGATTTTGGTTTTGTATCAATTATTCCGGACAAGCCAATGGTATTTAATGAAGAACTTTTACTGAATAAAATTTTTCTTGTATGTAATGATGATATGTACAAAAATTTAAGAAATCTAAAATTAAAAGATTTAGAAAATTTACCCGTTATTTTTAGAGAAGAAGGCTCAGGTACAAGATTTAAAATGGAACGCTTTTTTGATGTTAATAAAATTAAAATAAATAAACGACTAGAACTCACTTCAAACGAAGCTGTTAAACAAGCAGTTATTGCAGGTTTAGGAATTTCGTTAATGCCGCTAATTGGTATTAAAAATGAAATGCTTAACGGAGATTTAAAAATTATCAATTTAAAAGAATTACCCCTTAACACAAATTGGAACCTAATTTGGAACAGCCAAAAATCGTTAGCTCCAGTAGCAAAAGCATTTTTAGAGCATTTAAAAGAAAATAAATCTTTAATTATTAAATCAAATTTTCAATGGTTCAATGATTTTTAA
- a CDS encoding NADP-dependent isocitrate dehydrogenase produces the protein MKKVTIAKGDGIGPEIMEAVLRIIKSTNASIDFEEIEIGEKVYLSGNSSGISDASWDIIRKNKVLLKAPITTPQGGGYKSLNVTMRKALGLYANIRPCVALHPFVKTKFPTLDVVIVRENEEDLYAGIEHQQTDEVVQCLKLISRPGCEKIIRYAFEYAKNYGRKKVTCFSKDNIMKQTDGLFHKVFKEIAVEYPEIESNHMIIDIGTAYLADHPEKFDVIVTSNLYGDIISDVAAQIAGSVGLAGSVNIGNECAMFEAIHGSAPDIAGKNIANPSGLLQAAVSMLNHLGFVTEATKIQNAWLKTIEDGIHTADIYDETTSTKLVGTKEFAAAVIANLGEVPQQLKPVLSPKQSLIQLPKYERKKRLQKDLLGVDLFVHWDGYNADTLATILQKIEQENLKLVMITNRGVKVWPNGFDETFCTDHWRCRFQTQDGSPITSLTVVKLLTGAIDFGIDVIKTENLYQFDGVKAFSMGQGQ, from the coding sequence ATGAAAAAAGTAACTATTGCAAAAGGGGATGGAATTGGTCCTGAAATAATGGAAGCAGTTCTTAGAATTATTAAATCGACAAACGCTAGTATCGATTTTGAAGAAATTGAAATTGGTGAAAAAGTGTATTTATCAGGAAATAGTTCTGGTATTTCTGATGCTTCATGGGACATTATTAGAAAAAATAAAGTGTTGTTAAAAGCACCCATTACTACTCCGCAAGGTGGCGGTTATAAAAGCTTAAATGTAACCATGAGAAAAGCTTTAGGATTGTATGCCAACATTCGCCCATGTGTTGCCCTTCATCCATTTGTAAAAACTAAATTTCCAACTCTAGATGTAGTTATTGTTCGTGAAAATGAAGAAGATTTATATGCTGGTATAGAACACCAACAAACTGATGAAGTTGTTCAATGTTTAAAGTTAATTAGCCGACCAGGTTGTGAGAAGATTATTCGCTATGCTTTTGAATATGCTAAAAATTATGGACGCAAAAAAGTGACTTGTTTTAGCAAAGACAACATTATGAAGCAAACTGATGGTTTGTTTCACAAAGTGTTCAAAGAAATTGCAGTTGAATATCCTGAGATAGAATCAAATCATATGATAATTGATATTGGTACGGCCTATTTAGCCGATCATCCAGAAAAATTTGATGTTATTGTAACCTCAAACTTATATGGTGATATTATATCGGATGTAGCGGCTCAAATTGCGGGTTCTGTTGGGCTTGCAGGTTCTGTAAATATAGGAAACGAATGTGCCATGTTTGAAGCTATTCACGGTTCGGCTCCAGATATAGCAGGCAAAAACATTGCTAATCCTTCTGGTTTATTACAAGCCGCTGTCTCAATGTTAAACCATTTGGGATTTGTAACTGAAGCTACAAAAATTCAAAATGCTTGGTTAAAGACAATAGAAGATGGAATTCACACTGCCGATATTTATGATGAAACTACGAGTACAAAACTTGTGGGCACGAAAGAATTTGCTGCTGCTGTTATTGCAAATTTAGGTGAAGTACCTCAACAATTAAAGCCTGTTCTTTCTCCTAAACAAAGCCTTATTCAACTTCCTAAATATGAAAGAAAGAAACGTTTACAAAAAGATTTATTAGGAGTTGATTTGTTTGTTCATTGGGACGGATACAATGCGGATACTTTGGCAACAATTTTACAAAAAATAGAACAAGAAAACTTAAAACTTGTGATGATTACTAACAGAGGTGTAAAAGTTTGGCCCAATGGATTTGACGAAACGTTTTGTACTGACCACTGGAGATGTAGATTTCAAACTCAGGATGGTTCTCCAATAACTTCTTTGACGGTTGTAAAACTGCTAACTGGTGCGATAGATTTTGGTATCGATGTTATCAAAACTGAAAATTTATATCAGTTTGATGGTGTGAAAGCTTTTTCAATGGGACAAGGACAATAA
- a CDS encoding DUF6671 family protein, which translates to MFKGRTLLIATIHGKEKVMQPLVERALGVKVVKNTAFNTDTLGTFTGEVERKGSAIETLRAKCLIAMRKSQVDLILASEGSFGAHPFYFFTAANEEFVMLKDFKNDIEIVAKVLSTTTNFSTKEIDDFNSLLTFAEAVQFPSHAIILKSDYTNFKYCFKGITDTKTLKDKFDFLQLKGTKIIAETDMRAQYNPSRMLVIEEATKHLITKCKSLCPNCNFPGFDVVEVLSGLPCKWCSSPTESTLMHLYECKKCSFKLEKKYPHDKKFEDPMYCNTCNP; encoded by the coding sequence ATGTTTAAAGGTAGAACGTTACTAATTGCAACAATTCACGGTAAAGAAAAAGTTATGCAACCGCTTGTTGAGCGCGCACTTGGTGTTAAGGTTGTAAAAAATACTGCATTCAATACCGATACATTAGGAACTTTTACTGGAGAAGTTGAGCGAAAAGGAAGCGCCATAGAAACTTTAAGAGCGAAGTGTTTGATTGCTATGAGAAAGAGTCAGGTTGATTTGATTTTAGCTTCGGAAGGTTCTTTTGGCGCTCATCCTTTTTATTTTTTTACTGCTGCCAATGAGGAATTTGTTATGCTTAAAGATTTTAAAAACGACATTGAAATTGTAGCGAAAGTTTTGAGCACTACTACTAATTTTTCTACAAAAGAGATAGATGACTTTAATTCGTTGCTAACTTTTGCAGAAGCAGTACAATTTCCCTCTCATGCTATTATTTTAAAATCGGATTATACAAATTTTAAATATTGTTTTAAAGGCATTACCGATACCAAAACCCTGAAGGATAAATTTGATTTTTTACAACTAAAAGGTACAAAAATTATTGCTGAAACCGATATGCGAGCCCAATATAACCCTAGTAGAATGCTCGTAATTGAAGAGGCTACAAAGCATTTAATTACAAAATGCAAATCGCTTTGTCCAAATTGTAATTTTCCAGGTTTTGATGTTGTTGAAGTGCTTTCGGGGTTGCCTTGCAAATGGTGCTCCTCTCCTACTGAGAGTACATTAATGCATTTATACGAGTGTAAAAAATGTAGTTTTAAATTGGAAAAAAAATATCCACACGATAAAAAATTTGAAGACCCTATGTATTGTAATACTTGTAACCCATAA
- a CDS encoding L-threonylcarbamoyladenylate synthase, which produces MMRIGNDIEEAAYWLRKGEVVAIPTETVYGLAANIYNEKAVEKIYTLKNRPKNNPLIVHLKSDKELSKYAVNIPVKAKILAQTFWPGPLTLVLEKSAQIPSHITSGKDTVGLRVPAKKILLELLHELDFPLAAPSANPSNRTSATSTDHIIEYFKGKPLAYALEGGACEKGLESTIIGFDKGEPVIYRLGALSIELIEKVVGKVTVFNKATEIILVPGMFSKHYAPKTKLLPVEDWKDYCKNNPNKKLLY; this is translated from the coding sequence ATGATGAGAATTGGTAACGATATAGAAGAAGCTGCTTACTGGCTTAGAAAAGGAGAAGTTGTAGCTATTCCTACAGAAACTGTATATGGTTTAGCTGCTAACATTTACAACGAAAAAGCCGTTGAAAAAATTTATACACTAAAAAATAGACCCAAAAACAATCCTTTAATTGTTCATTTAAAATCGGATAAGGAATTGTCTAAATATGCCGTAAATATTCCTGTAAAAGCAAAAATTTTAGCTCAAACTTTTTGGCCTGGCCCCTTAACCCTAGTATTGGAAAAATCAGCACAAATACCATCTCACATAACGTCAGGAAAAGACACAGTAGGTTTAAGAGTGCCTGCAAAAAAAATACTTTTAGAACTGTTGCATGAACTTGATTTTCCACTTGCTGCACCGAGTGCCAACCCATCAAATAGAACAAGTGCAACTTCTACCGATCATATTATTGAATATTTTAAAGGAAAACCTTTAGCTTATGCTTTAGAAGGTGGAGCCTGCGAAAAAGGTTTAGAATCAACCATTATAGGATTTGATAAAGGCGAACCTGTTATTTATAGACTGGGTGCCTTATCTATTGAATTAATTGAAAAAGTAGTAGGCAAAGTAACTGTTTTTAATAAAGCTACTGAAATAATACTTGTACCGGGAATGTTTTCTAAACATTATGCTCCCAAAACAAAATTGCTTCCCGTTGAGGATTGGAAAGATTACTGCAAAAATAATCCAAATAAAAAATTGCTTTATTAA
- a CDS encoding Sua5 family C-terminal domain-containing protein: MARNLYKTLFEIDQLEFDEIIFQYFPENQLGTTINDRLTRASNI; this comes from the coding sequence GTGGCTCGTAATTTATACAAAACACTTTTTGAAATAGATCAACTAGAATTTGATGAAATTATATTTCAATATTTCCCTGAAAATCAATTAGGAACTACTATAAATGATCGTTTAACTAGAGCTTCAAATATATGA
- a CDS encoding ABC transporter permease: MRIIRYIIQKEFKQIFRDKGMLRLIFILPIFQLLVLSNAATFDVKNIKVAIVDHSHSMQSRALIEKFQTNSYFAETKLLNSSNEGIEYINKGKTDAVIEIPKQFEKQLTNENKTSIQVLINAIDGATAGVQNVYIAQIVQQYNQNILVENQSLTGNKNLSRIEVIPSFWYNNTLNYKTFMVPGILVLLVTMLTLFLSSMNIVREKELGTLEQINVTPIKKHQFIIGKLFPFWVLGLVILTIGLLIAKLVFNVPMLGNIFLVYLFTAIYLLLILGIGLFISNHTETQQQAMFIAWFFMVIFILMSGLFTPIESMPKWAQNITLFNPIRYFVEFIRMVLLKGAGLQEVLINLSIITAFAITINGLAVWSYRKTN; the protein is encoded by the coding sequence ATGAGAATCATTCGTTATATCATACAAAAAGAATTCAAGCAAATTTTTAGAGATAAAGGTATGCTTCGATTAATTTTCATTTTGCCAATTTTTCAACTTTTGGTATTGTCAAATGCAGCTACATTCGATGTAAAAAACATTAAAGTTGCGATTGTAGATCATAGTCATTCCATGCAATCGAGAGCCTTAATCGAAAAATTTCAAACAAATTCATATTTTGCTGAAACGAAACTTTTAAACTCTTCAAATGAAGGAATTGAATACATAAATAAAGGAAAAACAGATGCAGTTATTGAAATTCCGAAACAATTTGAAAAACAGTTAACAAACGAAAACAAAACGTCAATTCAAGTTCTTATTAATGCAATTGACGGAGCAACAGCAGGAGTTCAAAATGTGTATATAGCTCAAATTGTGCAACAATACAATCAAAATATATTAGTTGAGAATCAATCACTTACTGGCAATAAAAATCTGAGTAGAATAGAAGTAATTCCTTCATTTTGGTACAACAATACTTTAAATTATAAAACGTTTATGGTTCCAGGTATTTTAGTGTTATTAGTTACCATGCTTACTTTATTCCTTTCTTCAATGAATATTGTTAGAGAGAAGGAATTAGGAACTTTAGAACAAATCAACGTTACACCAATAAAAAAACATCAATTCATAATTGGTAAATTATTTCCTTTTTGGGTATTAGGATTGGTTATTTTAACAATTGGGTTGTTAATTGCAAAATTAGTTTTTAACGTTCCTATGTTAGGAAATATATTTTTAGTGTATTTATTTACTGCAATTTATTTATTACTCATTTTAGGAATTGGTTTGTTTATTTCTAACCATACCGAAACACAACAGCAAGCTATGTTTATTGCTTGGTTTTTTATGGTGATTTTTATTCTAATGAGCGGTTTATTTACACCGATTGAAAGTATGCCTAAATGGGCTCAAAATATAACACTCTTTAATCCAATTCGTTATTTTGTTGAATTTATTCGAATGGTTCTCCTTAAAGGAGCAGGTTTACAAGAGGTTTTGATAAATTTATCAATAATTACTGCATTTGCTATTACTATAAATGGATTAGCAGTTTGGAGTTATAGAAAAACAAACTGA
- a CDS encoding ABC transporter permease, producing the protein MKRFRGFVKKEFFHIFRDKRSLFILFGMPIAQILLFGFAITNEINNVEVAILDYAKDSESEKIIEKLKASDYFNIENEITNEKAIASEFKKGKIKAVLLFEKDFTKKLQTEKKATIQVITDATEPNIANTIANYTQSILLNYQNQNSSANNIGINIQTRMLYNPELKSVFNFVPGVMTVILMLVSAMMTSISITREKELGTMEVLLVSPLKPFQVIIGKVFPYVFLSIINAIVIVSMGYFIFGMPINGSLFLLAFESILFIVTALSLGIFISTISKTQQTAMMISLMGLMLPVIILSGFIFPIASMPLPMQVMSNIIPAKWFIIIVKSIMLKGVGLQYIAKETMILVVMTSVFIGLSIKKYKTRLE; encoded by the coding sequence ATGAAGCGATTTAGAGGTTTTGTAAAAAAAGAATTCTTTCACATTTTTAGAGATAAACGTTCACTTTTTATTCTCTTCGGAATGCCTATTGCTCAAATTTTATTATTTGGATTTGCCATTACTAATGAAATTAATAATGTAGAAGTAGCCATTTTAGATTATGCGAAAGATTCAGAATCTGAAAAAATTATTGAAAAGTTAAAAGCTTCAGATTATTTCAATATTGAAAATGAAATAACAAACGAAAAAGCAATTGCCTCTGAATTTAAAAAAGGAAAAATAAAAGCCGTTTTACTATTTGAGAAAGATTTTACAAAAAAACTGCAAACCGAAAAAAAGGCAACTATTCAAGTAATAACAGATGCTACTGAACCTAATATTGCCAATACAATCGCTAATTATACACAATCAATTCTATTAAATTATCAAAATCAAAATTCTAGTGCAAACAATATTGGGATAAATATTCAAACCCGAATGTTGTACAACCCAGAATTAAAGAGTGTTTTCAATTTTGTTCCAGGCGTAATGACAGTTATTTTAATGCTGGTTTCTGCAATGATGACTTCAATTTCTATTACAAGAGAGAAAGAATTAGGTACAATGGAAGTTTTATTGGTTTCGCCTTTAAAACCATTTCAAGTAATTATTGGCAAGGTTTTTCCATATGTATTTTTATCAATAATTAATGCTATTGTAATTGTTAGTATGGGCTATTTTATTTTCGGAATGCCAATAAACGGAAGTCTCTTTTTATTAGCATTTGAAAGTATATTATTTATTGTTACCGCTCTTTCATTAGGTATTTTTATTTCTACGATTTCTAAAACGCAACAAACCGCCATGATGATTTCTTTAATGGGATTAATGCTTCCTGTTATCATTCTCTCAGGATTTATTTTTCCTATTGCCTCAATGCCTTTACCCATGCAAGTAATGAGTAACATTATTCCTGCAAAATGGTTCATCATTATAGTGAAATCGATTATGCTTAAAGGAGTTGGCTTACAATATATTGCCAAAGAAACCATGATTTTAGTAGTTATGACATCAGTTTTCATTGGTTTAAGTATAAAAAAATACAAAACAAGATTAGAGTAA
- a CDS encoding ABC transporter ATP-binding protein — MNQQKIIEVENLTKKFGDFTAVKSISFHVNKGEIFGFLGANGAGKTTAMKMLIGISNPTSGNAIVAGYNVQSQSELVKKSIGYMSQKFSLYDDLSVQENITFFGGIYGLSKNQIKLKTETLIENLQLGNITKTKVGDLPLGWKQKLAFSVALLHEPKIVFLDEPTGGVDPITRRQFWELIYAEAHKGTTIFVTTHYMDEAEYCNRVSIMVEGVIEALDSPKNLKKQFGVESMNEVFLKLARNIE; from the coding sequence ATGAACCAACAAAAAATCATAGAAGTAGAAAACCTAACCAAAAAGTTTGGAGATTTTACAGCTGTAAAAAGTATTTCTTTTCACGTAAACAAAGGCGAAATATTTGGATTTTTAGGTGCAAATGGTGCTGGAAAAACTACGGCTATGAAAATGCTAATTGGTATTTCAAATCCTACAAGTGGTAACGCAATTGTTGCAGGTTATAATGTGCAATCACAAAGTGAATTGGTGAAAAAAAGTATTGGTTATATGAGCCAGAAATTTTCACTTTATGACGATTTATCGGTACAAGAAAACATTACATTTTTTGGTGGTATTTATGGTTTATCAAAAAATCAAATTAAATTAAAAACAGAAACTTTAATTGAAAATCTCCAATTGGGAAATATCACAAAAACTAAAGTTGGCGATTTGCCATTAGGTTGGAAACAGAAATTAGCGTTTTCGGTTGCACTATTACACGAACCTAAAATTGTTTTTTTAGATGAACCTACAGGAGGCGTTGATCCAATTACGAGAAGACAATTTTGGGAATTAATTTATGCCGAAGCTCATAAAGGAACAACCATTTTTGTTACAACACATTACATGGATGAAGCCGAATATTGTAATCGAGTTTCGATAATGGTTGAAGGTGTTATTGAAGCTTTAGATTCGCCAAAGAATTTGAAAAAACAATTTGGTGTTGAATCTATGAATGAAGTGTTTTTAAAGTTGGCTCGTAACATAGAATAA
- a CDS encoding ABC transporter ATP-binding protein, translating to MSISVQNISKSYKEVQALQNISFEVNEGELFGLIGPDGAGKTTLFRLLTTLLIPNEGNATVAEYDIIKNVKEIRNAVGYMPGKFSLYQDLTIAENLEFFATIFGTTVEENYDLIEDIYVQIEPFKNRRAGALSGGMKQKLALCCALIHKPKVLFLDEPTTGVDPVSRKEFWEMLKRLKQKGITILVSTPYMDEAALCDRIALIQEGKILKIDSPENIVNSYEKAIYEVKSDTMYQLIEDLKAFPSSYSVYAFGEFVHYTDKGDLFKIENLMSYLAEKGHQNITIQKAKTSIEDVFMDL from the coding sequence ATGAGTATTTCGGTTCAAAATATATCCAAAAGTTACAAAGAGGTTCAGGCGCTACAAAACATTAGTTTTGAAGTAAATGAAGGGGAACTCTTTGGATTAATTGGTCCAGATGGAGCGGGCAAAACTACTCTTTTTCGTTTACTCACTACTTTACTTATTCCTAATGAAGGAAATGCAACAGTAGCCGAATATGACATTATAAAAAATGTAAAAGAAATTAGAAATGCTGTAGGTTATATGCCAGGTAAATTCTCTTTATATCAAGATTTAACCATAGCAGAAAATTTAGAGTTTTTTGCAACCATTTTTGGTACAACTGTAGAAGAAAATTACGATTTAATCGAAGATATTTATGTGCAGATTGAACCTTTTAAAAATAGAAGAGCTGGAGCCTTATCAGGTGGAATGAAACAAAAATTGGCATTATGCTGCGCCTTGATTCATAAACCTAAAGTTTTGTTTTTAGACGAACCTACAACTGGAGTTGATCCTGTTTCGAGAAAGGAATTTTGGGAAATGCTCAAGCGATTAAAACAAAAAGGAATTACAATTTTAGTATCTACTCCTTATATGGATGAAGCCGCTTTGTGTGATAGAATTGCTTTAATTCAAGAAGGAAAAATATTAAAAATAGATTCGCCTGAAAACATTGTGAATTCGTATGAAAAAGCAATTTACGAAGTAAAATCAGATACGATGTATCAATTAATTGAAGATTTAAAAGCATTTCCATCAAGTTATAGCGTGTATGCTTTTGGTGAATTTGTTCATTATACTGATAAAGGCGATTTATTTAAAATTGAAAACTTAATGAGTTATTTAGCCGAAAAAGGGCATCAAAATATTACCATTCAAAAAGCAAAAACAAGTATTGAAGATGTTTTTATGGATTTATAA
- a CDS encoding cupin domain-containing protein, whose amino-acid sequence MKKVLFIAMLSIAIGCKSTKTNSKSTTMNLNNLHTEDKAVQTNLLFQPSEAKVISLQIAKNEQLKEHITKVPALLVCVNGNATYNDENGTSVQLQSGDYFNIPVNVKHWVDAHEKSNFLLIK is encoded by the coding sequence ATGAAAAAAGTATTATTTATCGCAATGTTATCTATTGCAATTGGATGCAAATCAACCAAAACAAATTCAAAATCAACAACTATGAACTTAAACAACTTACATACCGAAGATAAAGCTGTTCAAACAAACCTATTGTTTCAACCAAGTGAAGCTAAAGTGATTTCATTGCAAATTGCTAAAAACGAACAATTAAAAGAACACATAACAAAAGTTCCAGCTTTGTTAGTATGTGTAAATGGAAATGCTACTTATAATGACGAAAATGGAACATCTGTTCAATTACAATCGGGAGATTATTTCAATATTCCTGTAAATGTAAAACATTGGGTAGATGCACATGAAAAAAGTAATTTTTTATTGATAAAATAA
- a CDS encoding HlyD family secretion protein, translated as MKTFIKIIFVSIVLSSCNKNNENADAYGNFETTEVTVSSEANGKIEFLNIEEGNEIKKGQVVALIDTLQLHFNKEQLKASIATVQSKSASVLSQISVLNEQLKTAKIEQNRILNMFNENAATKRQVDEIEGKVNVINKQINSVQTQNAPILNEVKSIEVQIAKLEDQIKKSQVINPIDGTVLTKYAEASEITAFGKPLYKIANLNEMELRVYFSETQLPQIKIGQHVKIVIDSNDSTKSYNGTISWISSQAEFTPKVIQTKEERTNLVYAVKVKVKNDGSLKIGMPAEVWLN; from the coding sequence ATGAAAACATTCATAAAAATAATTTTTGTTTCAATAGTATTGTCAAGTTGTAATAAAAACAACGAAAATGCTGATGCATACGGAAATTTTGAAACTACCGAAGTTACCGTTTCCTCTGAAGCAAACGGTAAAATTGAGTTTTTAAATATTGAAGAAGGAAATGAAATCAAAAAAGGTCAAGTTGTAGCTTTAATCGATACGCTTCAATTGCATTTTAATAAAGAACAACTTAAAGCTTCTATAGCAACGGTTCAATCCAAATCAGCTTCGGTTTTATCACAAATATCTGTTTTAAACGAACAATTAAAAACCGCTAAAATTGAACAGAATAGAATTTTAAACATGTTCAACGAAAATGCAGCAACAAAAAGACAAGTAGATGAAATTGAAGGAAAAGTTAATGTAATCAACAAACAAATTAATAGTGTTCAAACGCAAAATGCACCTATTTTAAATGAAGTCAAATCTATTGAAGTTCAAATTGCAAAATTAGAAGACCAGATAAAAAAATCGCAAGTTATTAATCCAATTGACGGAACAGTTTTAACAAAATATGCCGAAGCATCAGAAATTACGGCCTTTGGAAAACCACTTTATAAAATTGCCAATCTTAATGAAATGGAGCTTCGTGTGTATTTTTCAGAGACACAGTTACCACAAATAAAAATTGGTCAGCATGTAAAAATTGTTATCGATTCTAATGATAGCACAAAATCCTACAACGGAACAATCTCTTGGATAAGTTCGCAAGCCGAGTTTACACCAAAAGTAATTCAAACCAAAGAAGAAAGAACCAATTTAGTTTACGCTGTAAAAGTAAAAGTAAAAAACGACGGAAGTTTAAAAATAGGAATGCCAGCTGAAGTATGGCTTAATTAA